A region from the Bradyrhizobium erythrophlei genome encodes:
- a CDS encoding TRAP transporter large permease, with the protein MLLRVPVGMAMGLVGVTGFGYLTGFAPALKLVGQTTMRTVTDYTFGVIPMFLLMGAFVSVSGISRELFRAANTFVGHWRGGLGIATIAACGGFAAISGSSVATAATFSTVAYPEMRRFNYPQSFAAGVIAVGGTLGAMLPPSTVLAVYGIITQQDIGKLFIAGIIPGLLAIAMHMITIAIIGRVKPGFLPTGAKSSWAERVNAINDVWSPLLLFVFVIGGLYGGLFIPTEAGAVGAVGAFLIGVLRGKLGGEGILQSLLQATRTAAAVLTVLIGALCFGYFLTITQTPQHVTQFLTGLGVGPYGVLALILLMYLALGCLMDALAMVILTVPIVFPVVTALGFDPIWFGVIIVMTVELGLIHPPVGMNVFVIKSVIKDINMSTIFVGVLPFVVTDLIRLVILIVFPLLATWLPQRMLG; encoded by the coding sequence ATGTTGCTGCGGGTTCCGGTCGGGATGGCCATGGGCCTCGTCGGCGTCACCGGGTTCGGCTATCTCACTGGTTTTGCGCCGGCGCTCAAGCTGGTCGGCCAGACCACCATGCGCACGGTCACCGACTACACTTTCGGCGTCATCCCGATGTTCCTGCTGATGGGGGCATTCGTCTCGGTCTCCGGCATCAGCCGGGAGCTATTCCGTGCTGCAAATACATTCGTCGGACACTGGCGCGGGGGGCTCGGTATCGCAACGATTGCCGCCTGCGGCGGCTTTGCCGCGATCTCGGGCTCCTCGGTCGCTACTGCCGCGACTTTCTCCACGGTCGCCTACCCGGAGATGCGGCGTTTCAACTATCCGCAGTCCTTTGCGGCTGGCGTGATCGCGGTCGGCGGCACCTTGGGCGCGATGCTGCCGCCATCGACGGTGCTCGCGGTCTACGGCATCATCACCCAGCAGGACATCGGCAAACTGTTCATCGCCGGTATCATTCCCGGCCTGCTGGCGATTGCAATGCATATGATCACCATCGCCATCATCGGCCGGGTCAAGCCGGGCTTCTTGCCGACCGGCGCCAAGAGTTCGTGGGCGGAGCGCGTCAATGCCATCAACGACGTCTGGTCGCCGCTGCTGCTGTTCGTGTTCGTGATCGGCGGCCTTTATGGCGGCCTGTTCATCCCGACCGAGGCAGGCGCGGTCGGCGCCGTCGGTGCATTCCTGATCGGCGTGCTGCGCGGCAAGCTCGGGGGGGAGGGCATTCTGCAGTCGCTCTTGCAGGCGACGCGAACCGCTGCTGCGGTGCTCACGGTGCTAATCGGTGCGCTGTGCTTCGGTTATTTTCTCACCATCACCCAGACGCCTCAGCACGTGACTCAATTCCTGACCGGGCTTGGCGTCGGCCCCTACGGCGTGCTGGCGCTGATTCTGCTGATGTATCTCGCGCTGGGATGCCTGATGGACGCTTTGGCGATGGTGATCCTGACTGTGCCAATCGTGTTTCCGGTAGTCACGGCGCTCGGCTTCGATCCGATCTGGTTCGGCGTCATCATCGTGATGACGGTCGAACTCGGTCTAATCCATCCGCCGGTCGGCATGAACGTGTTCGTGATCAAGAGCGTGATCAAGGACATCAACATGTCGACGATCTTCGTCGGTGTGTTGCCCTTCGTCGTCACCGATCTCATTCGCCTCGTTATTCTGATTGTGTTCCCGCTACTGGCAACCTGGTTGCCGCAGCGCATGCTCGGATAG
- a CDS encoding TRAP transporter small permease: protein MDRFIDSIELIAAAFVGIVALNTFVAILTRKFFAVTIPDYYDFGRLLLGILIFWGIAATSYRGSHITVDLVWANVTPKYQRWIDVFATLVLLFVVTVQTITLFDKVRTTYQDNVLTYDLQLPNWPFFAVAWIGDVSAVLLIAIRTYRLIFHPEDIHDAKIKTAE from the coding sequence ATGGATCGGTTCATCGATTCGATCGAGCTGATCGCGGCCGCTTTCGTCGGGATTGTCGCGTTGAACACGTTCGTCGCCATCTTGACGCGCAAGTTCTTCGCGGTGACGATCCCCGACTATTACGACTTCGGCCGGCTACTGCTTGGTATCCTCATCTTCTGGGGCATCGCGGCGACCAGCTATCGCGGCTCGCACATCACGGTCGACCTGGTGTGGGCGAACGTCACGCCGAAATACCAGCGCTGGATCGATGTGTTTGCGACCCTAGTCCTGCTGTTTGTCGTGACGGTGCAGACCATCACGCTGTTCGACAAGGTCCGCACGACCTATCAGGACAACGTTCTGACCTATGACCTGCAACTTCCGAACTGGCCGTTCTTTGCGGTGGCGTGGATTGGCGATGTCTCAGCGGTGCTGCTGATCGCGATCCGGACCTATCGCCTCATCTTCCATCCGGAAGACATCCACGATGCCAAAATCAAGACAGCGGAGTGA
- a CDS encoding TRAP transporter substrate-binding protein, with amino-acid sequence MSRLQSAATRSALAEKFGRSGVCTLALCATLFAGSAAPAFAQDKIINLKISLWVPPAHPLVPATQAWAADIEKASGGTIKATVFPSEQLGKAFDHYDMARDGIADVTYVNPGYQPGRFPVVAAGQIPFVFGDGKMGTLAVDEWYRKYAPAEMKDTKFCFAFIHDPGALHGKKKILLPSDLNGVKVRPAQSTIAEMVKLLGGNNVQASAPESRDALERGVADEIAFPWGSIFLFGIDKVVKYHMDVPLYTTVFTYNVNLNTYNSMSTAQKKVLDDHCTPEWAAKVSDPWTDFEAAGRVKMKALPDHEVYKLTDDQLSQWKTAIKPLHASWAEAVKRAGGDPAKIDADLQAAIKKHGAGL; translated from the coding sequence ATGTCGAGATTGCAGTCAGCAGCTACGCGGTCGGCTCTTGCGGAGAAATTTGGACGGTCTGGCGTTTGCACACTAGCGCTTTGCGCGACGCTATTCGCAGGGAGTGCGGCGCCTGCCTTCGCGCAGGACAAGATTATCAATCTGAAGATTTCGCTGTGGGTGCCGCCGGCGCATCCATTGGTGCCGGCGACGCAGGCCTGGGCTGCCGATATCGAAAAGGCGTCGGGAGGCACGATCAAGGCCACGGTGTTTCCCTCCGAACAGCTGGGCAAGGCGTTCGACCACTACGACATGGCGCGCGACGGCATCGCCGACGTGACCTATGTGAACCCCGGTTACCAGCCTGGCCGCTTCCCGGTGGTCGCGGCTGGGCAAATTCCCTTCGTGTTCGGCGATGGCAAGATGGGCACGCTGGCGGTCGACGAGTGGTATCGCAAATACGCCCCGGCTGAGATGAAGGACACCAAATTCTGTTTCGCCTTTATCCATGATCCAGGGGCTTTGCACGGCAAGAAGAAGATCCTGCTCCCCTCCGATTTGAACGGCGTAAAAGTGCGGCCGGCGCAGAGCACCATCGCCGAGATGGTGAAATTGCTCGGCGGCAACAACGTCCAGGCTTCGGCGCCGGAATCGCGCGATGCGCTGGAGCGCGGCGTAGCCGACGAGATCGCGTTCCCGTGGGGATCGATCTTCCTGTTCGGCATCGACAAGGTCGTGAAATATCACATGGACGTACCGCTCTACACGACGGTGTTCACCTACAACGTCAATCTGAACACCTACAATTCGATGTCGACGGCACAAAAGAAGGTGCTCGACGACCATTGCACGCCGGAATGGGCGGCGAAAGTCTCCGATCCATGGACCGACTTCGAGGCGGCTGGCCGCGTCAAGATGAAGGCGTTGCCTGATCATGAGGTCTACAAGCTGACCGACGATCAGCTCTCGCAATGGAAGACGGCGATCAAACCTCTGCATGCGAGCTGGGCTGAGGCAGTGAAGAGGGCCGGCGGTGATCCGGCCAAGATCGATGCGGATCTGCAGGCCGCTATCAAGAAGCACGGCGCCGGTCTCTGA
- a CDS encoding MarR family winged helix-turn-helix transcriptional regulator, whose protein sequence is MAKNTIKLVKPQSPSSDDGEAFVSTELWNVIAYHLRVAQETSFQAFKRRVGNADLKPGRYAILSIIAEHPGLTATDLSRACGRDKSTLTPALKDLSQRGFVVRERSSTDERSYIINLTPAGKKLLQKLRVHAHAHDQQLNRIVGQENRAEFVATLRRIVDVLSDEDD, encoded by the coding sequence ATGGCGAAGAATACGATCAAGCTTGTGAAGCCGCAGAGTCCATCGTCGGATGATGGCGAGGCGTTTGTTTCGACGGAGCTCTGGAATGTTATTGCCTATCACCTGCGGGTTGCACAGGAGACATCGTTCCAGGCGTTCAAGCGGCGGGTCGGCAATGCGGACCTCAAACCAGGCCGCTATGCGATCCTGAGCATCATTGCAGAGCACCCAGGCCTTACTGCGACCGACCTCAGCCGCGCGTGCGGCCGCGACAAATCCACTCTCACGCCGGCATTAAAGGATCTTTCCCAACGCGGGTTCGTCGTACGCGAGCGCAGTTCTACAGACGAACGAAGCTACATCATCAACCTGACGCCTGCCGGTAAAAAATTACTGCAGAAACTTCGTGTTCATGCCCACGCGCATGACCAACAACTCAATCGCATCGTCGGTCAGGAAAATCGGGCAGAATTCGTTGCAACCTTGCGACGGATTGTAGATGTGCTCTCTGATGAAGATGATTGA